The genomic window GACCTATGCCTAGCCGTAGTGGTCAAAAGACCTGCCTTGGCCACGGAAAAAGTTATGTTCTACCGGAGAAGCAAGGGTTTGTGTGCTTTGGCCGGCCATTTGCAGGCGAGAGGTTCTGAAGCGCAGCACATTGTCATTGACGAAGTGCTCCGAAGGATCAATTTCGAGAGACTCTGTGCTTACCGTTGTTACGCCGGCTGTAATGTCTTCAAGCGTTTTAGCCTGCTCTTTTTCGTGCGCAGCCGCAGCACCGTGCACTTCATGTTCGCCGTAGTTTGATGCGCTGTCGCTGAGCTGTCGCTGTGCTCTTGCAGCCATCTGATCTGCTTCGCGGGCCACTTTACGGTCTTGCACTGACGGATCTTCAGGGGCAAGGGCTGCACGTTTAATTACGCGTGCTTTTTCGAGTGTTGCCTGCGGATCGTCCGGCACTTCGCTCATGTCTATATCAACACTGCCGCCTACTGCGTACCGCTTGCCATCAGGGCCAGTCTGATATTCATATTTGGGCGTGCTTGCGTATTTGCCGCCGGCCTGGAAATGTGCCTGTTCGTGCCTTTTGACTTCAGCATCACGGTCTTCCAGTTCCTCAATCTCCTTCTCCTCTTCTGGCGTGTATGCCTTGCCATCAGGCCCCACCTCCTGGGTAGGGTCTTTAGGCTGCTTGCCAAAATCGAGATCTTGACCTTTTGCAGAAGACTCAACAGGGCGGTGATAATCTTGCGCCGCACCCGGAGCGTTCTGGGCATTGACCGAAGTCTGTACCTGGTCGTTTTCTATTGAAGTATGCGCTTCTTGCGCTGTATGCTGCGCAAACTGTGCCATATAATGGCCAACGCTTGCGTGGGAGAATAAGTCGGAACCTAACATGGGACTGCCTGGGCTAAAGTTGCCAAAAAATGACGGAGGTTACTCTGCCGT from Bacteroidota bacterium includes these protein-coding regions:
- a CDS encoding putative metalloprotease CJM1_0395 family protein, coding for MLGSDLFSHASVGHYMAQFAQHTAQEAHTSIENDQVQTSVNAQNAPGAAQDYHRPVESSAKGQDLDFGKQPKDPTQEVGPDGKAYTPEEEKEIEELEDRDAEVKRHEQAHFQAGGKYASTPKYEYQTGPDGKRYAVGGSVDIDMSEVPDDPQATLEKARVIKRAALAPEDPSVQDRKVAREADQMAARAQRQLSDSASNYGEHEVHGAAAAHEKEQAKTLEDITAGVTTVSTESLEIDPSEHFVNDNVLRFRTSRLQMAGQSTQTLASPVEHNFFRGQGRSFDHYG